From the Mycobacterium sp. 155 genome, the window TCTGGCGGTGGCAGACAGTTTCTACCTGCCGCTCGTGGTCAGTCGCCGGATCACCTTCTTGGCCAAGGCGGAGTACTTCACCGGAACGGGTATCAAAGGCTGGTGCACCAGGTGGTTCTACACGGTGGCCGGTCAGGTGCCGATCGACCGCACCGATGCCGATTCGGCGCAGAGTGCGTTGAGGACCGCGGAGCGGATCCTCAGCGAGGGCAAGTTGCTCGGGATGTACCCCGAGGGCACGCGGTCCCCGGATGGTCGGCTGTACAAGGGCAAGACAGGTCTGGCTCGGCTGGCGCTGGAGACCGGCGTTCCGGTGATTCCGGTCGCGATGGTCGGGACCGATGTGGTCAATCCGCCCGGAAGCAAGATGTGGCGGTTCGGCCGGGTCGAGGTGCGCATCGGTAAGCCGATGGATTTCAGTCGGTTCGACGGACTGGCCGGCAATCGTTTCATCGAGCGCGCCGTGATCGACGAGGTGATGTACGAGCTGATGGGCCTGTCGGGCCAGGAATACGTCGATCTCTACGCCGCCGACGTCAAGGAGAACGCTCCGAGCGCTGCGGTGGGCAATCCGGCGGCGCGACTCCCGCAGGCAGCCGCCGGCTGAGCCGGCAGTTCAGTGATAGGACGCGACAGTCGCTTCGGCGGTCCGGTTCCCGGTGCGGCTCGCCGACGTCAGCCCCGTCACGACGATCACGGCCAGTGCCCACCACACGTAGGAGCAGCCGACCAGCTGCCGCCACAGTGACGCCGCGGTCTCGTGGTGCGGGGACATCAACGTGATGGGCGTCCAGATCATCAACGCGATCCCGGCCGCCGTCACCACGGCGAGCAGGGTATTGCGCCGACGGTAGGCGGTTATACCCGTCACCAGCAGGGCAGGCAGGGTCCAGACCCAGTGGTGCGACCACGACACCGGGGAGACGACCAGCCCGAACATCGCCACGCAGATCAATGCCAGCATCGACGAGGCGTCGGCCTCGTCAGGATTGCCCGTGGCGACGCGTAGTGATCGGCGAGCGGCCCACACGGTCAGCGCCAGCACCGCGAGGCAGGCCAGTACCCACAGCACGAACCGTGGCTCCTCGCTGAGCCCAAGGCGAGCCAGTACGCCTGCGATGTTCTGGTTGGTGTTCAGCGTGGCGGTGCCGATGCGGTCGGTGTTGCGGACGGTTTCGGTCCAGTACTCCTTGGAGTCCCTGGCGGCCAGTGCGAAACCGGCGAGTGTGGCGATGATGGTCGAGCCGGCGGTCCACAACAGCGTGCGGACGTCGCGGCGCAGCAGGAAGTACAGCAGGAACACGGCAGGGGTGAGTTTGACTGCGATGGCCAGGCCCAGCAGGATGCCGCGTGGCCATGGAGTGCGGCGCGGTACGCAGTCGGCGATGACCAGCGTCATCAGCACGACGTTGATCTGGCCGAACTCGAAGTTTGACCGGATCGGTTCGAGGTAGATCACCGAGGGCGCGACCACCGCGGCTGCCAGCCAGCAGCGGCGCAGCCAGGCCGGTTCGGACGTGACCGTGGTGTGTGGCCACACATTCAACCTGGTCAGCACCATGACGGTCGAGGCGATCAGCAGCACCAGCGTCGTCAGCGTGATCGCGGCGCTGGCGGCAGGCAGTGGCAGCCAGGCGAACGGCGCGAACGAGATGGCCGCCAGCGGGGGATAGGTGAACGGTAGATCCAGCCCACCCTGGGTGTGGAAGATCGCGCCGTCGGAGTACAGCGGCTGACCGTCCAACCAGGCCCGTCCACCCATCCGGTAGACGTCGATATCGATGCGGTAGGGAGTGTGTCCCAGCAGCTTGTAACCCGCCCAGGCCAGCGCCGACACAGTCAGCAGCTGGAAAACTCGCCATGCGATGGTCGGTGCCCAACCAGCCCAGCCGGGCGCCTGCCGCTTACTCATGTCGTCAACAGACTATCGGTGGCTACCGGACACGGGTGCATCCACGGCCCTGAGGCGCTCCGCCCGAGCGTAAGTTTTCTCAGCGTGCAGGTAACCGCCCATCTCAATCTCGTGACTGGCGATCGCCTGCCCTTGCTGTGTTGTCTGGTGGCGTTCATTCTCACCTTTTTCGTCACCAGAATCGTGGTGCGTTACATCCGTCGGCACGCACACAGTGACAAGCCGCCCAAATGGTGGCAGCCCCGCAATATCGGGCACGGCACGTTGCACATTCACCACATGGTGATCGGAATCGTCCTGGTGATGGTCTCTGGGGTCACGATGGTCACGCTGGCGGTCAGCGGCGGGGTCCCCGAGTTCACCGTGGCGTCGACCTTCTTCGGCATCGGTGCGGCGCTGGTGCTCGATGAGTTCGCGCTGATCCTGCACCTCTCCGACGTGTACTGGGAGGAGGATGGCCGCACTTCGGTCGATGCGGTGTTCGCCGCGGTTGCCGTCGCCGGATTGTTGATCCTGGGTTTCAATCCGCTGTCGTTCTTCGATATCAATATCTGGCGCACGGATCAGACCGTGCTCGCCCGGGCGGTCGTTGTGGTGGTTGCGGTTGTGACCCTGCTCCTCGCGGTCGTGGTGTTGCTCAAAGGCAAGGTGTGGACCGGATTGGTGGGTATGTTCATCACCCCGTTGCTGTTCGTCGGGGCTATCAGGTTGTCGCGGCCGCATGCGCCATGGGCGCGCTGGCGCTACACCACAAGGCCCCGCAAGATGCATCGCGCGCTGGAACGGGAGCGCTGGCTGCGCCGTCCCGTCGTGCAGGCCAAGCTGTGGGTGCAGGACACGATCGCGGGGATTCCGAAGTTTCCCGATGACGCCGAGGTCGACAAGCAGCTGGATCGGGAGATCCACGCCGCACCGGCGCCGGGGCAGGCGGCCTGATGCGCTATTTCTACGACACCGAGTTCATCGACGACGGTCGCACCATCGACTTGATCTCGGTCGGGGTGGCCGCCGAGGACGGTCGCGAATATTACGCGATCTCGACGGAATTCAATCCGGACCGGGCCGGCACTTGGGTGCGCAAGCACGTGCTGCCCAAGCTGCCGTCGCCGTCCTCGAAGCTGTGGCGGTCCCGTCGTCAGATCCGTTCGGAGCTGGAGGACTTCTTCGGCGTCGACGGTGACGAGCCCATCGAACTGTGGGCCTGGGTGGGTGCCTACGACCATGTGGTGCTGTGTCAGCTGTGGGGTCCGATGACCGACTTGCCGCGGGCCATCCCGCGGTTCACCCGGGAGCTGCGCCAGTTCTGGGAGGACCGGGGCTCGCCGAGGATGCCGCCGCGACCGAGCGATGCGCACGACGCACTCGTCGACGCCCGGCACAATCTGGAAAGGTTCCGCATGATGACCGGGTTTGCCCCGGCACCGCGTCTCGAGGTCACGCAGGCCGCGGAAACAGGCGCTCACCGGCGGCTACCATGAACGGGTGAACTGGACCGTCGACATTCCCATCGAGCAGCTGCCGCCGTTGCCGCCGTTGACAGACGAGCTGCGGGAGCGCCTGGACGCGGCCCTGGCCCGGCCGGCCGCTCAGCAGCCGAACTGGGACGCCAATGCCGCCAAGGCCATGCGCACGGTCCTGGAGAGTGTGCCACCGGTCACCGTGCCGTCGGAGATCGAAAAGCTCAAGGGCCTGCTCGCCGACGTCGCGCTCGGCAAGGCGTTCCTGCTGCAGGGCGGCGACTGTGCCGAGACGTTCGTCGACAACACCGAACCTCATATCCGGGCCAACATCCGCACGCTGCTGCAGATGGCCGTCGTGCTGACGTACGGCGCGAGCCTGCCGGTGGTGAAGGTGGCCCGGATCGCCGGGCAGTACGCCAAGCCGCGCACGACCGAGATGGACGCGCTCGGTCTGAAGTCCTACCGCGGTGACATGATCAACGGGTTCGCCCCGGATGCCGCGGTCCGCGACCACGACCCATCCCGGCTGGTGCGGGCCTACGCCAACGCGAGTGCGGCGATGAACATGGTGCGCGCGCTGACCTCTTCGGGGCTGGCCTCGCTGCACCTGGTCCACGACTGGAATCGCGAGTTCGTCCGAACCTCGCCGGCCGGAGCCCGCTACGAGGCGCTCGCCGGCGAGATCGACCGCGGGTTGCGGTTCATGTCGGCCTGCGGGGTGGCCGATCGGAACCTGCAGACCGCCGAGATCTTCGCCAGCCACGAGGCGCTGGTGCTGGACTACGAACGCGCGATGCTGCGGCTGTCCGACGAACTGGACGGCACGCCCAGGCTGTACAACCAGTCCGCGCACTATCTGTGGATCGGCGAGCGTACCCGCCAGCTCGACGGTGCACACATTGCGTTCGCGGAGGTGATCGCCAACCCGATCGGGGTGAAGCTCGGGCCGACCACCTCGCCGGAGCTTGCCGTGGAGTACGTCGAGCGGCTCGACCCGCACAACGAGCCGGGCCGGCTGACGCTGGTGACCCGGATGGGCAACAACAAGGTTCGCGATCTGCTACCGCCGATAATCGAGAAGGTGCAGGCCACCGGGCATCAGGTGGTCTGGCAGTGCGATCCGATGCACGGCAATACCCACGAGTCGTCGACCGGTTACAAGACCCGGCATTTCGACCGCATCGTCGATGAGGTGCAGGGCTTCTTCGAAGTGCACCATGCGCTCGGTACGCATCCGGGTGGTATCCACGTCGAGATCACCGGTGAGAATGTCACCGAATGTCTCGGTGGGGCACAGGACATTTCGGACTCGGACCTGGCCGGTCACTATGAGACGGCCTGCGATCCGCGGCTGAACACCCAGCAGAGTCTCGAGCTGGCGTTCCTCGTCGCGGAGATGTTGCGCGACTAGGTAATTCGGCTAGATCAGCGTGGCGATGTTGCTGCCGAGCGTCCACGCCCCGGCGGCGACCAGACCGGTGAGTGTCAGTACGGCGATCACCCAGAAGGCCAGTGCGCGTTTGGCGCGCTGCTGCGCCCAGTAGAACTCGCTCATCTCGATTCCCGCGAATTGCTTTGCTGCTGCGGGGTATTCAGCGTATTCGGCAGGAATCGGATCCCAGTCCTGCTCGCGGGTGAGTTCGCGAGTGAGTTGCCGGGGCGGCACCGAGACGGGTGACGGGCTGGGGGACGGCGACGACGTCACTTCCGTGCGTGCGCCCTGACGGCTGTGCGTGCGCGTCTCCGCCAGGTGCTGCGCAGAGTTGTGTGGCGCCGGAACCCGGAAAGCGGGCAACTCGAGTTCGTCGACGATGGTCTGCAGATGGTCGCCCATCTCGTCGGCGTCGGCGTAGCGGTCCGCGGGGTCTCGGGCCGTGGCCCGGCGCACCAGATCGTCGAATTCCGCGGGCACCCCGGCGATTACGGTGCTCGGTGGCCGAACGTCATGGTCCAGCCGCTGGTAGGCGACCGCTAGTGCGGTGTCGCCCGTGAACGGTGTGACTCCGGTCAGCAGTTCGTAGGTCAGGACGCCGACCGCGTAGACGTCGCTGCGCGGGTCGGCGTCACCGGTGCCGACCTGCTCGGGTGACAGGTACGCCGCGGTGCCCAGAATCACGCTGGTCGAAGTGATCTTGGCTTCGGCGATGGCGCGGACGAGCCCGAAATCGGCGATCTTCACATCACCGTCATCGGAGATCAGCACATTCTCCGGCTTGATGTCGCGGTGCACCAGGCCGGCCCGGTGTGCGACGGCGAGCCCGCCCAGCACCGGAGTCAGGACGGCGGCCACCGCGTGCGGCGGCATCGGGCCCCGCTCGGTCAGCAACTCGCGCAGTGTCCCGCCCTCTATGAGCTCCATGACGAGAAAAGGCGGCTGATGGGCAGTGCCCCCGCCGCCCTGGTCATAGACCGCCACGAGGCCGGGGTGGGTCAGCCGGGCCACCGCGCGTGCCTCGCGCTGGAACCTCGTCAGGAAATGGGCGTCACCGGCGTACCGGGAGTCCATGACCTTCAGGGCCACCGGACGGTCCAGTCGGGTGTCGAGCCCGCGGTACACCGTCGACATCCCGCCGGTGGCAATCGGGGTCTGAACCTGGTATCGCCTGTCCAGCACGGTGCCGACGAGCGGGTCCGATTGCTGGTTGGCCTCCACCGAACACATGTTACGAGTCGCCAGAGTGGTCCTAGAATCAGTGCGGTGAGCAGCATTCCGGCCGCCGATGACGTTCTGGATCCCGGCGAAGCCGTCTATGACCTTCCTACAGTCGCCGACCTGCTCGGCATTCCGGTCGCCAAGGTGCATCAACAGCTGCGTGAGGGCCACCTCATCGCGGTGCGGCGCGACGGGACGATCGTGGTGCCCAAGATCTTCTTCGACGGCACCGGGCATGTGGTGAAATCCTTGCCCGGTCTGCTCGTGGTGCTGCGCGACGGTGGTTACCGCAACACCGAGATCGTGCGGTGGCTGTTCGCCCCGGACTCGTCGCTGACAATCAGCCGGGATGGGTCGACCGATCGGCAGGTCAACGCGCGTCCGGTCGACGCACTGCATTCGCATCAGGCCCGCGAGGTGGTCCGCCGGGCCCAGGCAATGGCTTACTAGGCTCCGCCGCACCGTGAGCGTGCGTGTCTGCGCGCGACGCGCAGGGTTATGCCGTCATTGCGCGCACCATCGTCTCGCGTGAGGGTGCGCGGGGTGCTGACGGTCAGCGGCGCGCCGGGCAGCAGACACGCACGCTCGGCGGAACTAGGCCGCCGCGGGCTCGGGTTCGTCAGCTCCCGCGGTGTTCGGCTCCGGCGCCCGATACAGCGAGTACCAGGCCACCGCGGCACACGCCGTGGTGAGCAGCACATGGGCCCACGAATACATGCCGTGGGCGCCATCGGGTTTCCACATTACCGTGATCCAGGTGGAGAACCCGGCGATCGCCGCGATCGCGGGCCGGGTCTGGATCAACGCGGCCGCCACCGCCAGCGGCCAGGTGTAGTACCAGGGCAGCGCAGCCGGCACGAACAACACCACGACGACCATCGCGAGCGCGATACCGGTAAGCGCTTCCCGGTCGGTGTGCCGGAACCGCCACCACAACAGCGGCAGAGCGATCACGATCACGACGATCCCGATGATCCGTGCCACCTCGAGCACCGCGTAGAAGTTCACCGGGAAGACCAGGCCGCCGATGGCGTTGATGAGATTCGACGCCGCAGTCGGCACCGTCAGCCAGTTGATGATCTTCACTGAGCCGGCCAACGCTGTCAGCCAACCCAGCCCGACCCCGGCCGCGAGTGACAGCACCGCGAACACCGCCACGAAGATCAGCGCCGACGCTGCCGTGGCCAGTGCAAACGCCCGCAGCCGGGGCAGATCGCGTCTGTCCCGCAGTTGCCGCATCCACACCCAGACCAGGAACGGGAGGGCAAGTCCCGCGGTGGCTTTCACCGCGACCGCCACCGCGATGAGACTGACACCCCACACCGGCCGACCGGCGAAGGTCAGCGCGATCGCGGCCATCATCAGCCCGACCATCAGCATCTCGTTGTGTACGCCGCCCATCAGCTGAATGATCACCAGCGGGTTGAGCACGCAGATCCACAGCGATGCAGCCCCGTTGGCGCCGACGTGGCGGGCCACGCGTGGAGCCGCCCAGATCAACAGCACTAGGCCGGGCAGCATGCACAACCGCAGCAGCATGGTGCCCGAGACGATATTGTTGCCCACCAACATCGTGACGAACTTTGCGACGAGGATGAAGGCCGGACCGTACGGCGCGGTGGTAGTGGTCCAGATCGGACTGACGTCCTCCAGCAGGGAGTTCGGGTTGTCCACCGGCC encodes:
- a CDS encoding 1-acyl-sn-glycerol-3-phosphate acyltransferase → MWYWLFKFIFMGPLLFLLGRPKVTGLEHVPTSGAVILASNHLAVADSFYLPLVVSRRITFLAKAEYFTGTGIKGWCTRWFYTVAGQVPIDRTDADSAQSALRTAERILSEGKLLGMYPEGTRSPDGRLYKGKTGLARLALETGVPVIPVAMVGTDVVNPPGSKMWRFGRVEVRIGKPMDFSRFDGLAGNRFIERAVIDEVMYELMGLSGQEYVDLYAADVKENAPSAAVGNPAARLPQAAAG
- a CDS encoding glycosyltransferase 87 family protein produces the protein MSKRQAPGWAGWAPTIAWRVFQLLTVSALAWAGYKLLGHTPYRIDIDVYRMGGRAWLDGQPLYSDGAIFHTQGGLDLPFTYPPLAAISFAPFAWLPLPAASAAITLTTLVLLIASTVMVLTRLNVWPHTTVTSEPAWLRRCWLAAAVVAPSVIYLEPIRSNFEFGQINVVLMTLVIADCVPRRTPWPRGILLGLAIAVKLTPAVFLLYFLLRRDVRTLLWTAGSTIIATLAGFALAARDSKEYWTETVRNTDRIGTATLNTNQNIAGVLARLGLSEEPRFVLWVLACLAVLALTVWAARRSLRVATGNPDEADASSMLALICVAMFGLVVSPVSWSHHWVWTLPALLVTGITAYRRRNTLLAVVTAAGIALMIWTPITLMSPHHETAASLWRQLVGCSYVWWALAVIVVTGLTSASRTGNRTAEATVASYH
- a CDS encoding polyadenylate-specific 3'-exoribonuclease AS; this translates as MRYFYDTEFIDDGRTIDLISVGVAAEDGREYYAISTEFNPDRAGTWVRKHVLPKLPSPSSKLWRSRRQIRSELEDFFGVDGDEPIELWAWVGAYDHVVLCQLWGPMTDLPRAIPRFTRELRQFWEDRGSPRMPPRPSDAHDALVDARHNLERFRMMTGFAPAPRLEVTQAAETGAHRRLP
- a CDS encoding class II 3-deoxy-7-phosphoheptulonate synthase, with the protein product MNWTVDIPIEQLPPLPPLTDELRERLDAALARPAAQQPNWDANAAKAMRTVLESVPPVTVPSEIEKLKGLLADVALGKAFLLQGGDCAETFVDNTEPHIRANIRTLLQMAVVLTYGASLPVVKVARIAGQYAKPRTTEMDALGLKSYRGDMINGFAPDAAVRDHDPSRLVRAYANASAAMNMVRALTSSGLASLHLVHDWNREFVRTSPAGARYEALAGEIDRGLRFMSACGVADRNLQTAEIFASHEALVLDYERAMLRLSDELDGTPRLYNQSAHYLWIGERTRQLDGAHIAFAEVIANPIGVKLGPTTSPELAVEYVERLDPHNEPGRLTLVTRMGNNKVRDLLPPIIEKVQATGHQVVWQCDPMHGNTHESSTGYKTRHFDRIVDEVQGFFEVHHALGTHPGGIHVEITGENVTECLGGAQDISDSDLAGHYETACDPRLNTQQSLELAFLVAEMLRD
- a CDS encoding protein kinase translates to MCSVEANQQSDPLVGTVLDRRYQVQTPIATGGMSTVYRGLDTRLDRPVALKVMDSRYAGDAHFLTRFQREARAVARLTHPGLVAVYDQGGGGTAHQPPFLVMELIEGGTLRELLTERGPMPPHAVAAVLTPVLGGLAVAHRAGLVHRDIKPENVLISDDGDVKIADFGLVRAIAEAKITSTSVILGTAAYLSPEQVGTGDADPRSDVYAVGVLTYELLTGVTPFTGDTALAVAYQRLDHDVRPPSTVIAGVPAEFDDLVRRATARDPADRYADADEMGDHLQTIVDELELPAFRVPAPHNSAQHLAETRTHSRQGARTEVTSSPSPSPSPVSVPPRQLTRELTREQDWDPIPAEYAEYPAAAKQFAGIEMSEFYWAQQRAKRALAFWVIAVLTLTGLVAAGAWTLGSNIATLI
- a CDS encoding Rv2175c family DNA-binding protein encodes the protein MSSIPAADDVLDPGEAVYDLPTVADLLGIPVAKVHQQLREGHLIAVRRDGTIVVPKIFFDGTGHVVKSLPGLLVVLRDGGYRNTEIVRWLFAPDSSLTISRDGSTDRQVNARPVDALHSHQAREVVRRAQAMAY
- a CDS encoding alpha-(1->6)-mannopyranosyltransferase A; this encodes MTAPPAAETSNSGLMHHLSRLAGFAMSPQGAQARLGFLGAVLLTIGGLGAGSTRLHDPLLESMHLSWLRFGHGLVISSVLLWIGVALMLGAWLWLGRRVIDRTATEYTMIATTGFWLAPLLLSVPLFSRDTYSYLAQGALLRDGLDPYVVGPVDNPNSLLEDVSPIWTTTTAPYGPAFILVAKFVTMLVGNNIVSGTMLLRLCMLPGLVLLIWAAPRVARHVGANGAASLWICVLNPLVIIQLMGGVHNEMLMVGLMMAAIALTFAGRPVWGVSLIAVAVAVKATAGLALPFLVWVWMRQLRDRRDLPRLRAFALATAASALIFVAVFAVLSLAAGVGLGWLTALAGSVKIINWLTVPTAASNLINAIGGLVFPVNFYAVLEVARIIGIVVIVIALPLLWWRFRHTDREALTGIALAMVVVVLFVPAALPWYYTWPLAVAAALIQTRPAIAAIAGFSTWITVMWKPDGAHGMYSWAHVLLTTACAAVAWYSLYRAPEPNTAGADEPEPAAA